A window from Pyrococcus kukulkanii encodes these proteins:
- a CDS encoding OB-fold nucleic acid binding domain-containing protein, translating into MKKRMPATRVYIKDILEGYFVKSEGDFEPNYLITKDARKIYRAKVVGTVVREPLIAEDETYGKFQIDDGTGVIWVLGFRDDTKFAKLVRKGDLVQVIGKIAEWRDDKQILVEGVAKVHPNMWILHRYETLKEKVEHIRKAKIALEIYNQYGITAKSKVIAKNKGIDEDLLETIDELYGIMMEQRAIEEPVEELLEEEVTEEETKEENELLEEVKEEILKILRQKKIAVSRKYLMKKLGSKYDEETIEDAIAELLIDGEIYEPETGYYKLL; encoded by the coding sequence ATGAAGAAGAGAATGCCTGCTACTCGGGTTTACATCAAGGATATCCTGGAGGGGTACTTCGTTAAGAGTGAGGGTGACTTTGAGCCAAACTACCTAATAACCAAGGATGCCAGGAAGATATACAGGGCAAAGGTAGTGGGAACGGTGGTTAGGGAGCCCCTTATAGCTGAAGACGAGACTTACGGTAAGTTTCAGATAGACGACGGCACTGGGGTAATTTGGGTTCTTGGATTCAGGGATGACACGAAGTTTGCCAAGCTCGTGAGGAAGGGTGATCTAGTTCAGGTGATAGGGAAGATAGCGGAGTGGAGAGATGACAAGCAGATACTGGTCGAGGGAGTTGCCAAAGTCCATCCAAACATGTGGATACTCCACCGCTATGAAACGCTTAAGGAAAAGGTCGAGCACATAAGGAAGGCCAAGATAGCCTTGGAGATTTACAACCAGTACGGAATTACCGCAAAGTCAAAGGTAATAGCCAAGAACAAGGGAATAGACGAGGATCTGCTTGAGACGATAGACGAGCTTTACGGCATAATGATGGAGCAGAGAGCCATAGAAGAGCCAGTAGAAGAGCTACTTGAGGAAGAGGTTACTGAAGAGGAGACCAAGGAGGAAAATGAGCTCTTAGAGGAAGTCAAGGAAGAGATACTCAAGATATTAAGGCAGAAAAAAATTGCAGTATCAAGGAAGTATTTGATGAAGAAGCTTGGGAGCAAGTACGACGAAGAGACCATAGAAGATGCAATAGCAGAATTGCTGATCGATGGAGAGATATATGAGCCAGAAACAGGTTACTATAAGTTGCTTTAG
- a CDS encoding archaeosine biosynthesis radical SAM protein RaSEA, which produces MYWIGEDNVAGEPGKVLYVILPTIGCYRYRVGKACYMCSYPAQAPRNTSQQKILRHFLEALSKIKDREGRFAVRIFTSGSFFDSAEVRRETRLRIFEEIAKLDNVYEIVVETRSEIIKREWVEELTEIVKGKWFEVALGLETANNDIADVSINKGNTFEQFVRASEIIHDAGARVKTYLLLKPIFLSERDAIEDVKYSIERAEPYTDTFSINITNIQRGTLYEMIWEKGEYRPPWLWSVVEVLKWAKKRFPRKRFLSDPVGAGSVRGPHNCGDDKAFEKAIRQFSTTQDIKHLESLPFDCLEEWMYIVDEGILDWQLVKTKTSQYSDF; this is translated from the coding sequence ATGTACTGGATTGGAGAAGACAACGTTGCTGGGGAACCTGGAAAGGTGCTCTACGTGATACTCCCTACGATTGGGTGTTACAGGTATAGGGTTGGAAAAGCATGCTACATGTGCTCTTATCCCGCCCAGGCCCCCAGGAATACATCTCAACAAAAAATTTTGAGACACTTTCTTGAGGCTCTCTCCAAAATAAAGGACAGAGAGGGGAGATTCGCAGTTAGGATTTTTACTTCGGGATCATTCTTTGATTCGGCTGAAGTTAGGAGAGAAACTAGGTTAAGGATATTTGAGGAGATAGCCAAGCTTGACAACGTTTACGAGATAGTCGTTGAGACGAGGAGCGAGATAATAAAGAGGGAATGGGTTGAAGAGCTCACAGAGATAGTCAAGGGAAAGTGGTTTGAAGTAGCCCTGGGGCTCGAAACTGCTAATAATGATATCGCGGATGTATCAATAAATAAGGGAAACACATTTGAGCAGTTCGTGAGGGCTAGCGAGATTATTCACGATGCTGGAGCTAGAGTCAAAACGTACCTCCTTTTAAAGCCCATCTTCCTTTCCGAGAGGGATGCAATTGAGGATGTGAAGTACAGCATAGAAAGGGCCGAACCATATACTGATACATTTTCAATTAATATAACGAACATTCAGCGGGGAACACTTTACGAGATGATATGGGAAAAAGGTGAATACAGGCCGCCATGGCTCTGGAGCGTTGTTGAAGTTCTCAAGTGGGCAAAAAAGAGGTTCCCCAGGAAGAGGTTCCTCTCGGATCCTGTGGGTGCTGGATCAGTTAGAGGGCCTCACAACTGTGGCGACGATAAGGCCTTTGAGAAGGCAATAAGGCAGTTCTCGACGACTCAAGATATTAAACATTTGGAGAGCCTTCCTTTTGACTGCCTGGAGGAGTGGATGTATATAGTGGATGAGGGAATATTGGACTGGCAATTAGTTAAGACTAAGACTTCGCAATATTCAGATTTTTAA
- the taw3 gene encoding tRNA(Phe) 7-((3-amino-3-carboxypropyl)-4-demethylwyosine(37)-N(4))-methyltransferase Taw3 produces MKAKREALISLFQAMEKKEVDEDIIDLLLLINSIKGIYTTSSCSGRIGILEEPALGAKPLSRWLIKVHRSLKFEEAKEALKEAKSGIIFLKSQPPIFHVVAEDEEKAKLVHEIGLSSGFKYTTFKAISSRYLVEINGTEYLTVPLGKDGKVLVTDEYLKFAIEIGNQMLERGKSRLPRLYKNFERLKKELGEDPLFKNLNIAKS; encoded by the coding sequence ATGAAAGCTAAACGCGAGGCATTAATAAGCCTGTTTCAAGCAATGGAGAAAAAAGAAGTTGATGAAGACATCATCGACCTACTTCTCCTGATTAATTCAATAAAGGGAATTTACACGACATCCTCCTGTTCGGGGAGAATTGGGATATTAGAGGAGCCAGCACTCGGAGCGAAACCCCTTTCCAGATGGCTCATAAAAGTTCACAGGTCTTTGAAGTTTGAAGAGGCTAAAGAAGCTTTAAAGGAAGCTAAAAGCGGAATAATATTCCTGAAAAGCCAACCTCCAATATTCCACGTGGTGGCTGAGGATGAGGAGAAAGCCAAGCTTGTTCACGAAATTGGCCTTTCAAGTGGTTTTAAGTACACAACCTTTAAGGCAATATCCTCTAGGTATCTCGTTGAGATTAATGGAACCGAGTACCTTACCGTCCCCCTGGGGAAGGATGGAAAAGTTCTCGTCACTGACGAATACTTGAAGTTTGCAATAGAAATTGGAAATCAGATGTTAGAAAGGGGCAAATCAAGGCTCCCCAGGCTTTACAAGAACTTTGAAAGATTGAAGAAAGAATTAGGAGAGGATCCACTCTTTAAAAATCTGAATATTGCGAAGTCTTAG
- a CDS encoding preprotein translocase subunit Sec61beta: protein MAKEKATLPPTGAGLMRFFDEDTRAVKISPKGAIALVLIFIMLEVLLHVVGPRIFG from the coding sequence ATGGCCAAGGAGAAGGCAACGCTACCTCCAACTGGTGCAGGGTTGATGAGGTTCTTTGATGAAGACACTAGGGCAGTAAAAATAAGTCCAAAAGGAGCCATAGCCCTTGTATTGATATTTATAATGCTTGAGGTTCTCCTTCATGTCGTTGGCCCAAGGATATTCGGTTAA
- a CDS encoding HAD-IB family phosphatase → MKLIAFDLEGTLTDMISWELLHKKFKTHDKAKEHMELFFSGKIDYYEWARLDASLWRGKNRKEVEEVFREITLKDYAQELLSWLKRNDFKTAIISGGLMCLAKRVAEILGIDYVFANELVFDERGRITGDVIVRVTFDNKGEILRSLKERLKPELTIAVGDWKNDIPMFKEADISISLKGDGAMYRARDLREVKGIIEKILREQC, encoded by the coding sequence ATGAAGCTAATAGCTTTCGACCTCGAAGGGACTTTAACTGACATGATAAGCTGGGAACTCCTCCATAAGAAGTTTAAAACGCATGATAAGGCTAAAGAGCACATGGAACTGTTTTTTTCTGGGAAGATAGACTATTATGAGTGGGCGAGGCTTGATGCCTCCCTCTGGAGGGGTAAAAACAGAAAAGAAGTTGAAGAGGTCTTTAGGGAAATCACTCTTAAAGACTACGCCCAGGAACTTCTTTCTTGGCTCAAGCGGAATGACTTCAAAACGGCAATAATCAGTGGTGGGCTGATGTGCTTAGCTAAGAGGGTTGCTGAAATCTTAGGTATCGATTACGTGTTTGCAAACGAGCTCGTGTTTGATGAAAGGGGTAGAATAACAGGGGACGTCATAGTTAGAGTTACATTCGACAATAAGGGTGAGATCCTCAGATCGTTAAAAGAGAGGCTCAAACCCGAGCTTACGATAGCGGTTGGCGACTGGAAGAATGACATACCGATGTTCAAGGAGGCTGATATTAGCATCTCCCTTAAGGGAGATGGGGCAATGTACAGGGCGAGGGATCTTAGGGAAGTTAAGGGTATAATTGAGAAAATTCTTCGCGAGCAATGTTAG
- a CDS encoding OB-fold nucleic acid binding domain-containing protein: MVVLTKEKIIEIIKRKTGMSKEEIEEEIRKIMEEDPLLSEQGAAALLAERLGIELIEEKEENLMKISDLYPGVDPREVNVVGRVLKKYPPREYTKKDGSAGRVASLIIYDDSGRARVVLWDSKVLEYYNKIEVGDVIKVLDAQVRESLSGLPELHINFRARIILNPEDPRVNSIPPLEEVRIATYTRKKIKDIEAGDRFIEVRGTIAKVYRVLVYDACPECKKKVDYDPGTETWICPEHGEVEPIKITILDFGLDDGTGYIRVTLFGDDAEELLGVSPEEISEKIREMESMGMTMKEAARKLAEEEFYKIIGKEIVVRGNVIEDRFLGLILRASSWEDVDYRREIERVKRELEEGGVM; the protein is encoded by the coding sequence ATGGTCGTGCTGACAAAGGAGAAGATTATCGAGATAATCAAAAGGAAAACCGGAATGAGTAAAGAGGAAATTGAGGAAGAGATCAGGAAAATCATGGAAGAGGATCCACTACTAAGCGAACAGGGTGCTGCAGCACTGCTTGCGGAAAGATTAGGAATAGAATTGATAGAAGAAAAAGAAGAGAACCTCATGAAAATCTCAGATTTGTACCCAGGAGTGGATCCCAGGGAGGTAAACGTAGTAGGAAGAGTGCTTAAGAAGTATCCACCCAGGGAATACACCAAGAAGGATGGCTCAGCTGGGAGGGTTGCCAGCCTAATTATATACGATGATAGCGGGAGGGCAAGGGTAGTTCTATGGGATTCCAAAGTTCTCGAGTACTATAACAAGATTGAAGTTGGTGATGTAATCAAGGTTCTAGACGCGCAAGTGAGGGAGAGCCTCTCAGGACTCCCAGAGTTGCACATAAACTTTAGGGCAAGAATTATTCTTAACCCAGAAGATCCAAGGGTAAATTCAATTCCACCACTTGAGGAAGTCAGAATTGCCACGTACACGAGGAAAAAGATTAAGGACATCGAAGCGGGAGACAGGTTCATAGAGGTAAGGGGAACCATAGCTAAAGTTTACAGGGTTCTAGTTTATGATGCATGTCCCGAGTGCAAGAAAAAAGTTGACTATGACCCCGGAACAGAGACGTGGATATGTCCAGAGCACGGGGAAGTCGAACCAATAAAGATCACGATCCTAGATTTTGGACTAGATGATGGGACGGGCTACATAAGGGTTACCCTTTTCGGTGATGACGCAGAAGAACTCCTAGGCGTTAGCCCAGAAGAGATATCCGAGAAAATTAGAGAGATGGAGAGCATGGGAATGACGATGAAAGAAGCGGCAAGAAAGCTAGCTGAGGAGGAGTTTTACAAAATAATAGGGAAGGAAATAGTAGTCAGGGGAAACGTCATAGAAGATAGATTCCTAGGCTTAATTCTAAGAGCGTCCTCTTGGGAGGACGTTGATTATAGGAGGGAGATAGAGAGAGTTAAGAGAGAGCTCGAAGAGGGAGGGGTGATGTAA
- a CDS encoding Na+/H+ antiporter NhaC family protein — protein MGDFGVLSLLPPLVAIVLAIWTKRVVFALFAGVWVGGWMAAGWNPVTGTIKTFEWIVGNVTDSWNATILIFDFLIGAGVGLIYKSGGVHAIANALTKRIKTSRDATLLGWLLGVLVFFDDYTNTIIVGNTMRPITDKMRVSREMLAYIDDSTAAPVAGIALVSTWIGYELGLIKEVFGKLNISMGEYYAWLHSVPYRFYSIFAIILVFIIAYTQRHYGAMLKAEIRARTTGKVVRDGAKPLMATESDLGQPKVEEGSIHFFIWPILSLVSVTLYGLYYTGKSACEGACSFRDILGNADSATSLLWGSFAMVLVALVLILATKTMTVEEVENAMIQGMKQMMMATVILVLAWSIKSATEAVGTAEYVVGLAESAKVPAGLIPMIIFLTAMFISFTTGTSWGTFGILMPIAIPLAYKLAPNDPHVLYASIGAVFAGGIFGDHCSPISDTTIMSSMFSGSDHIDHVTTQIPYAVTAASVGLVLYILFAAGIRSPVILLPIGTVLLVLAWYFLSEWYGKKYGIPHGKVPIYPTEISE, from the coding sequence ATGGGTGATTTTGGGGTCTTATCCCTGTTACCTCCATTGGTAGCTATAGTGCTAGCGATATGGACGAAGAGGGTTGTGTTTGCTCTGTTCGCAGGTGTTTGGGTAGGGGGTTGGATGGCCGCTGGATGGAACCCAGTAACTGGTACGATAAAAACCTTTGAATGGATAGTGGGGAATGTAACGGACAGCTGGAACGCCACAATCTTAATTTTCGACTTCCTAATTGGTGCAGGTGTTGGATTAATATACAAGTCCGGTGGAGTCCATGCAATAGCAAACGCCCTAACTAAGAGGATAAAGACAAGCAGAGATGCAACACTTCTTGGATGGCTCCTTGGAGTCCTCGTGTTCTTCGATGACTACACGAATACGATAATAGTTGGTAACACAATGAGGCCAATAACCGACAAGATGAGGGTTTCGAGAGAGATGCTTGCGTACATTGACGATTCAACCGCCGCACCGGTAGCTGGAATTGCCCTAGTCTCAACTTGGATAGGCTATGAGCTGGGTCTAATTAAGGAAGTATTTGGAAAACTTAACATATCGATGGGTGAATACTATGCATGGCTTCACAGCGTGCCTTACAGGTTCTATTCAATATTCGCAATAATCCTCGTTTTCATTATAGCCTACACGCAGAGACACTACGGTGCGATGCTTAAGGCAGAGATAAGGGCAAGAACAACTGGAAAAGTTGTGAGGGATGGGGCAAAGCCACTCATGGCAACTGAGAGCGACTTAGGACAGCCAAAAGTTGAGGAGGGTAGTATCCACTTCTTCATCTGGCCAATCCTATCATTGGTCTCCGTTACACTCTACGGTCTTTACTACACGGGTAAGAGTGCATGTGAAGGTGCATGTTCCTTCAGAGATATTCTTGGGAATGCAGATTCAGCAACCTCACTGCTCTGGGGTTCATTCGCAATGGTGCTAGTTGCCCTCGTCCTAATATTGGCAACTAAAACGATGACCGTCGAGGAAGTGGAGAATGCAATGATTCAGGGTATGAAGCAGATGATGATGGCTACCGTAATCTTAGTCCTAGCATGGAGCATCAAGAGTGCAACTGAGGCCGTTGGAACTGCAGAGTACGTTGTCGGCCTGGCAGAAAGCGCAAAGGTTCCTGCAGGATTAATCCCAATGATAATCTTCCTAACGGCAATGTTCATATCGTTCACAACTGGAACGAGCTGGGGAACCTTCGGAATACTAATGCCCATAGCAATTCCACTTGCTTATAAGCTCGCTCCGAATGATCCTCACGTTCTCTACGCGAGCATAGGTGCTGTCTTCGCAGGGGGTATCTTCGGAGACCACTGCTCACCAATAAGCGATACCACAATCATGAGCTCAATGTTCTCAGGCTCAGATCACATTGACCACGTTACGACACAGATACCATATGCAGTAACAGCGGCCTCGGTCGGTTTAGTCCTCTACATCCTCTTCGCTGCGGGCATTAGAAGTCCAGTAATACTCCTGCCAATAGGCACTGTCCTCCTTGTCCTAGCCTGGTACTTCCTCAGCGAGTGGTATGGCAAGAAGTACGGCATTCCTCATGGAAAGGTTCCGATATATCCAACTGAGATTTCAGAGTGA
- the scpB gene encoding SMC-Scp complex subunit ScpB, translating into MGLLEDKALVEAALFVAGRPLSVKELSKALGIKSQDYLEKLIELIASEYAERKSAIEVVKVAGDKWVMQVKQEYSQRVIHLMPKPELRSGELKTLALIAYLQPVEQSKIIKLRGNQAYEHIRRLLEMGLIYAEPYERTKLLGTTEKFAELYGFPENDPKVIREAFKKVIHAEYEDLVKKLEETESREKDPTTKSSTTDESIKNPT; encoded by the coding sequence ATGGGATTGCTTGAGGATAAAGCGTTAGTTGAAGCTGCACTTTTTGTCGCTGGGAGACCGCTAAGCGTTAAGGAGCTATCTAAAGCCCTTGGCATTAAATCCCAAGATTACCTCGAGAAGCTGATCGAGCTTATAGCGAGTGAGTATGCAGAGAGGAAGAGCGCAATTGAAGTAGTTAAAGTTGCAGGAGACAAGTGGGTCATGCAGGTTAAGCAGGAATACTCGCAGAGAGTCATCCACCTAATGCCGAAGCCAGAGCTTAGATCTGGAGAGCTAAAGACACTCGCATTAATAGCCTACCTTCAACCCGTAGAGCAGAGCAAGATAATCAAGCTTAGGGGGAACCAAGCTTACGAGCATATAAGGAGGCTCCTCGAGATGGGTTTAATATACGCTGAACCCTACGAAAGAACAAAACTCCTCGGAACTACCGAGAAGTTTGCTGAGCTCTACGGATTTCCAGAAAATGATCCCAAGGTCATAAGAGAAGCCTTCAAGAAAGTTATTCACGCAGAATATGAAGATCTTGTTAAGAAGCTGGAAGAAACTGAGAGCCGGGAGAAGGATCCTACTACCAAGTCCAGTACCACAGACGAAAGTATTAAAAACCCCACTTAA
- a CDS encoding protein-L-isoaspartate(D-aspartate) O-methyltransferase, with the protein MDELYEKWKRTVEMLEWEGIIKSKEVREAFLRYPRYLFVEDRYKKYAHLDEPLPIPAGQTVSAPHMVAIMLELAKLKPGMNVLEIGTGSGWNAALISHLVKKDVYTIERIPELVEFAKRNLERAGVKNVHVILGDGTRGFPPRAPYDVIIVTAGAPKVPDPLIEQLKPGGRLIIPVGSYHMWQELLEVIKKKDGSVEIKSHGGVAFVPLIGEYGWKE; encoded by the coding sequence ATGGACGAGCTTTATGAGAAGTGGAAAAGAACCGTTGAAATGCTCGAGTGGGAGGGGATTATAAAAAGTAAGGAGGTTAGGGAGGCCTTTCTCAGGTACCCCAGGTACCTTTTCGTTGAAGACAGGTACAAAAAGTACGCTCACCTTGATGAGCCCCTTCCAATACCTGCGGGCCAAACTGTTAGTGCTCCTCACATGGTTGCGATTATGCTCGAGCTGGCCAAGCTGAAACCGGGTATGAACGTCCTTGAAATAGGAACCGGGAGTGGATGGAATGCTGCCCTAATCTCACACCTTGTAAAGAAGGACGTCTACACTATCGAAAGAATTCCTGAGCTAGTGGAATTCGCAAAGAGGAATCTCGAGAGGGCTGGCGTTAAAAACGTTCATGTTATCCTGGGAGATGGGACTAGGGGGTTCCCTCCGAGGGCTCCTTACGATGTGATAATAGTCACGGCTGGAGCTCCTAAAGTTCCTGATCCACTAATTGAGCAGCTAAAGCCTGGGGGCAGGCTCATAATCCCCGTGGGGAGCTATCACATGTGGCAAGAACTACTTGAAGTCATCAAGAAAAAGGATGGGAGTGTGGAAATAAAGAGCCACGGTGGAGTGGCTTTCGTTCCGCTAATAGGTGAATATGGGTGGAAAGAATGA
- a CDS encoding replication protein RepA, translating into MEQPIRRRKPAVERRISEIREDDTRVSLIGRVIKVDKMEYMFWLDDGTGVAIIESEGELPKVGQVVRVIGRIIRNEEGMHIYGEIIQDFSDADLEALEEIMELERKVLPKLERELVWWSE; encoded by the coding sequence ATGGAACAACCAATAAGGAGGAGAAAACCTGCCGTAGAGAGAAGAATAAGTGAGATTCGAGAAGATGACACCAGAGTTTCGCTGATCGGTAGGGTGATCAAGGTCGATAAAATGGAATATATGTTCTGGCTCGATGATGGAACTGGAGTTGCCATAATCGAGAGTGAGGGCGAGCTACCAAAGGTTGGTCAGGTAGTGAGAGTGATAGGGAGGATAATACGGAACGAGGAAGGCATGCACATTTACGGTGAAATTATCCAAGACTTCAGCGATGCAGATCTAGAGGCGTTGGAGGAGATTATGGAGTTAGAGAGGAAAGTTTTGCCTAAATTAGAAAGAGAGCTGGTGTGGTGGTCAGAATGA